In one Heteronotia binoei isolate CCM8104 ecotype False Entrance Well chromosome 1, APGP_CSIRO_Hbin_v1, whole genome shotgun sequence genomic region, the following are encoded:
- the SPMIP3 gene encoding protein SPMIP3 produces MAGPATAIRLRQFVDPAPNVPVRIIHHQGKDVRGYYPGQTARVHVAYPPERQLGPFTKLQSVPTPVKHEIVPHYDFDYIILKRHIHYQRTKKKSYNWYTQTTYREAFTFPFYESDTAEIKDLPRTDAESLSVWKSTSAMKKGKVKPSFMGIG; encoded by the exons ATGGCAGGACCTGCTACAGCAATAAGATTACGACAATTTGTAGATCCAGCACCCAATGTCCCTGTAAG AATTATTCATCATCAGGGAAAGGATGTTCGTGGTTACTATCCAGGGCAAACAGCACGGGTTCATGTTGCGTATCCTCCTGAAAGACAACTGGG ACCTTTTACAAAACTGCAGTCAGTTCCAACTCCAGTAAAACATGAAATTGTACCTCACTATGATTTTGACTATATAATTCTGAAGAGGCATATCCATTACCAAAGGACAAAGAAGAAATCCTACAACTGGTACACACAAACCACATACAGAGAAGCATTCACATTCCCATTTTATGAATCAG ACACTGCTGAAATTAAGGATCTCCCAAGAACTGATGCTGAATCCTTATCAGTTTGGAAAAGTACTTCTGCCATGAAGAAGGGAAAAGTTAAACCTTCATTTATGGGGATTGGATAA